One genomic window of Methanosalsum zhilinae DSM 4017 includes the following:
- a CDS encoding archaellin/type IV pilin N-terminal domain-containing protein, producing the protein MDGLKQRSRSAFKNDTGAQIGIGTLIIFIAMILIASVAAAVMIQTAGVLREQAAQTGTHASHEVSSNVMIRNIEGHRANSTSEGISSTVDLLKINVGLHVGTRELDVGQTIITVSDGSNTNTLVYAGNDAIYGTAMDNFGASASLNLERLINSTTEIHGVNENNSKIFFTANKFRDEDGSFTQNNPLMNKGDLISFYVSTVSDEASSYNSLYGYETELKSSGLEIEPRTRMQVVISSEYGPDVFLNFYTPSSYGVNRIVGLYP; encoded by the coding sequence ATGGATGGCTTGAAACAAAGGAGCAGGTCCGCTTTTAAAAACGATACTGGTGCTCAGATCGGCATCGGGACTCTTATTATATTTATTGCAATGATACTTATTGCGTCTGTAGCTGCTGCTGTAATGATCCAGACTGCAGGGGTTCTCAGGGAGCAGGCTGCCCAGACCGGGACACATGCATCCCATGAGGTATCTTCCAATGTTATGATCCGAAACATAGAGGGACACAGGGCTAACAGTACATCAGAAGGTATTTCGAGTACTGTTGATCTTCTAAAGATCAATGTTGGGCTTCATGTTGGTACCAGGGAACTGGATGTAGGACAGACAATTATTACAGTTTCCGATGGTTCAAATACAAACACTCTTGTCTATGCAGGCAATGATGCTATCTATGGTACTGCAATGGATAACTTTGGTGCAAGCGCCAGTTTGAATCTGGAACGCCTTATAAATTCAACAACAGAAATACATGGCGTTAATGAAAACAATTCAAAAATATTTTTTACTGCCAATAAATTTAGGGATGAAGATGGCTCATTTACTCAGAACAACCCCCTGATGAACAAAGGAGATCTGATATCCTTCTATGTCTCAACAGTATCAGATGAAGCATCCAGCTACAATAGTCTCTATGGCTATGAGACTGAGCTTAAAAGCTCGGGACTTGAAATTGAACCTCGGACCAGAATGCAGGTTGTCATATCATCAGAATATGGACCTGATGTGTTCTTAAATTTTTACACGCCTTCTTCATATGGTGTTAATAGAATCGTAGGACTGTATCCATAA
- a CDS encoding sensor histidine kinase, with protein sequence MKIKQNVISTPEINIAMLDLNGNIVSYNKQWDKFAKDNNNSSLKNSDIGSNYLEVTKKAMIEGDEYAKQAFDGIMDLIKGQLDDFAMEYPCNSPNEERWFILHAVRFTAINCKNNDLIMVYHENITDLKKYEDNLKSSQQKYKSLTESTHAILWIYDVFEEQLTYISPQAKEFFGYPLIEWNDRKFWQNHVHPDDLDRVKQYFKECIEYRESRLIDYRFYKKNGTLVWIRNVFDVDFKSMESNKIQGFMFDITASKILEEMKKKEILLTEVYHRVKNNLQVIESLLNMQAREIDDESIRANFTDSRNRVKSMLIAHNILYESGGIDNIEISDYIKKLSTSVFEAHNVNEAIKLNIKSDSVNLDMDTLLPLALIINEIITNSIKYAFSSRNEGSININFKKVEDEKYLLKIADDGVGIPDNFDVETSKSLGLKLINMLVQQLQGTLDINNSNGTSYVIRF encoded by the coding sequence ATGAAAATTAAGCAAAATGTAATTAGCACCCCTGAAATAAATATAGCAATGTTAGATTTGAATGGAAACATCGTATCTTATAATAAACAATGGGATAAATTTGCTAAGGATAATAATAATTCATCTTTGAAAAATAGTGATATTGGATCAAATTATCTGGAAGTAACAAAGAAAGCGATGATTGAAGGTGATGAATATGCCAAACAAGCTTTTGATGGAATAATGGACCTAATTAAAGGGCAACTCGATGATTTTGCAATGGAGTACCCATGTAATTCTCCTAATGAAGAACGCTGGTTCATATTACACGCAGTCAGATTTACTGCAATCAACTGTAAAAATAATGATCTAATCATGGTTTACCATGAAAATATAACTGATTTGAAAAAATATGAAGATAATTTAAAATCAAGTCAACAGAAGTACAAAAGCTTGACAGAATCTACACATGCTATTTTATGGATATATGATGTTTTTGAAGAGCAGTTGACTTATATTTCTCCACAGGCTAAAGAGTTTTTTGGGTATCCCCTTATTGAATGGAATGATCGAAAATTCTGGCAAAATCATGTCCACCCCGATGACCTTGATAGAGTTAAACAATATTTCAAAGAATGTATAGAATATCGGGAATCCCGTCTCATAGATTATCGATTTTACAAAAAAAATGGGACTCTTGTTTGGATAAGAAACGTTTTTGATGTTGATTTTAAGTCCATGGAATCTAATAAAATACAGGGTTTTATGTTTGACATCACAGCAAGTAAAATATTAGAGGAAATGAAAAAGAAAGAGATACTTCTAACAGAGGTCTATCATAGGGTGAAAAATAATCTTCAGGTGATTGAAAGTTTATTAAATATGCAGGCTAGAGAGATCGATGACGAATCTATAAGAGCTAATTTTACTGATAGTCGAAATCGAGTAAAGTCAATGTTAATTGCACATAACATATTATATGAATCTGGAGGAATAGATAATATCGAAATATCTGATTATATTAAAAAATTAAGTACATCAGTTTTTGAAGCACATAATGTAAATGAAGCTATTAAGTTGAATATTAAATCAGATTCAGTAAACCTGGATATGGATACACTACTCCCCCTTGCATTAATAATCAATGAAATCATAACCAATTCTATAAAGTATGCTTTTTCTAGCAGGAACGAGGGATCAATCAATATCAACTTTAAAAAAGTTGAAGATGAAAAATATTTATTGAAAATAGCTGACGACGGTGTTGGAATTCCAGATAATTTTGATGTTGAAACTTCAAAATCTCTTGGCCTCAAATTAATCAACATGCTTGTACAGCAATTGCAGGGAACTCTAGATATAAATAATTCCAATGGAACGAGTTACGTAATTAGATTTTAA
- a CDS encoding archaellin/type IV pilin N-terminal domain-containing protein, whose protein sequence is MKANRNIQLTKDTEGQVGIGTLIVFIAMVLVAAVAAAVLIQTSGVLQQRAQQTGSEATQEVSSNLDIKNIEGIRSNGTSGLSPNIDLLRLQVGLQAGSSPVDINQVIATITDGRQTNTLSYIQQADDSSLYDNNDWKKALEEMLGNETYARNYFTVQEIRDEDQSFYQDNPVMNTGDLINIYISTASIDDNQVNHSITGVDSSLKNTGMILEPRTSVEIVMTPEAGATTIASFVTPSTYGVNTIVKLYP, encoded by the coding sequence ATGAAAGCAAATAGAAACATACAACTTACTAAAGACACAGAGGGTCAGGTTGGTATTGGTACTCTTATAGTCTTTATTGCAATGGTGCTTGTCGCAGCCGTTGCCGCAGCAGTACTGATCCAGACCTCCGGTGTGCTTCAGCAGAGAGCACAGCAGACAGGTTCAGAGGCAACCCAGGAAGTATCATCTAATCTGGATATAAAGAACATTGAAGGTATCAGATCTAATGGTACCAGTGGCTTATCACCAAATATTGATCTTCTAAGGTTACAGGTTGGACTACAGGCTGGAAGTTCTCCTGTTGATATCAATCAGGTTATTGCAACAATAACCGATGGTCGTCAAACAAACACTCTGAGTTATATCCAGCAGGCAGATGATTCTTCTCTGTATGATAATAATGACTGGAAGAAGGCTTTAGAAGAAATGCTGGGAAATGAAACCTATGCTCGAAACTATTTTACAGTACAGGAAATCCGTGATGAAGATCAATCATTCTACCAGGACAACCCTGTAATGAATACTGGAGATTTAATCAACATATACATTTCAACTGCCAGTATTGATGATAATCAGGTAAATCATTCAATAACCGGGGTTGATAGTTCCCTTAAAAATACTGGTATGATTCTGGAACCCAGAACCAGTGTTGAAATTGTAATGACTCCTGAAGCTGGAGCAACCACAATTGCATCATTTGTCACACCTTCCACGTATGGTGTGAACACTATAGTTAAATTGTATCCGTGA
- a CDS encoding AAA family ATPase, protein MENVQEKSENETPFNDDLDGMNNISENINATSENDISACDKDDSYIQEAESSSDSIDAENTPQNYPIVANTLPRKMYDSESEEMEGINEEECTEIDIYSNNNNTDPCRTDHSHMDELKKEITELQSQVEDIRTFFENDFESSLRNISRLEKDLESKADDEELKKIKDEFHIFSKRLKKVAKEADAASEEVLDAAKIPPDVLEIAYSKTLNNIFDEIVKTFGERDATEIVSNVIGKVRSSSAGVDFFRFESGRFTVYKLAEAIETRLVSPKQIHGTYVELFSRLMEYIPGYEARDFKAFVETGSMEYVIEKVRLHENIYYDLMAEMEELNQRISGLSDKVDSVCQKQVELENAHDDILSKTPSQGFPAVEDVRKLADAVNTHTKLIKKLNDNINNVQSNLQSNTEEIEGRLQDFSVKIEDNSNDDIDHDEVEDRLTHFNESFSKKFEELETRLISDINEIRSSEKNESEISYLMDEISKLREEVNSFKEHSIADRNHEILEIVRKEDGATLKQIQKKLGSKNISVDKEELTKILNDLQERGNIVSSKKGRYIYYSLKKN, encoded by the coding sequence TTGGAGAACGTGCAGGAAAAATCTGAAAACGAGACACCCTTTAATGATGATTTAGATGGGATGAATAATATATCTGAAAATATAAACGCCACCAGTGAAAATGATATTTCAGCCTGTGATAAGGATGACTCTTACATTCAAGAGGCAGAGAGTTCATCTGATTCTATAGATGCTGAAAATACTCCGCAAAACTATCCAATAGTTGCTAATACACTTCCCCGGAAAATGTATGATTCAGAATCAGAAGAAATGGAAGGTATTAATGAAGAGGAATGCACTGAAATTGATATTTATAGTAACAATAACAATACAGACCCTTGCAGGACCGATCATTCACATATGGATGAACTAAAGAAGGAGATAACAGAACTGCAATCACAGGTCGAAGATATCAGAACTTTTTTTGAAAATGACTTTGAATCATCTCTTAGAAATATATCCAGGCTGGAAAAAGACCTGGAGTCAAAGGCAGATGATGAGGAACTTAAAAAGATTAAAGATGAGTTTCATATATTTTCAAAGCGTCTTAAGAAAGTAGCAAAGGAAGCGGATGCTGCAAGCGAAGAGGTTCTGGATGCAGCTAAGATCCCTCCTGATGTACTGGAGATTGCGTACTCCAAGACCCTGAACAATATTTTTGATGAGATCGTTAAGACCTTTGGTGAACGTGATGCTACTGAAATTGTATCAAATGTAATCGGAAAGGTAAGATCTTCAAGTGCAGGAGTAGACTTTTTCCGCTTTGAAAGTGGAAGGTTTACAGTATATAAATTAGCTGAGGCTATAGAGACCCGACTTGTTTCCCCCAAACAAATCCATGGAACGTATGTAGAGCTGTTCAGCCGTTTGATGGAGTATATCCCCGGATATGAGGCAAGAGACTTCAAGGCATTTGTTGAAACGGGAAGCATGGAATATGTTATCGAGAAGGTAAGGCTTCATGAAAATATTTATTACGACCTCATGGCAGAAATGGAGGAATTAAATCAGAGGATATCCGGTCTTTCTGATAAGGTGGACTCTGTCTGCCAGAAACAGGTGGAACTGGAAAATGCACATGATGATATACTGAGCAAAACTCCATCCCAGGGCTTTCCGGCTGTAGAAGATGTTAGAAAACTGGCTGATGCTGTAAATACTCATACAAAACTGATCAAAAAATTAAATGATAACATAAATAATGTTCAAAGCAACCTTCAATCAAATACAGAGGAAATAGAGGGACGCCTTCAAGACTTTTCTGTAAAGATAGAGGATAATTCAAATGATGATATTGATCATGATGAGGTGGAAGATAGATTAACTCATTTCAATGAATCATTTAGTAAAAAATTTGAAGAGCTTGAAACCAGGTTAATTTCGGACATTAATGAAATCCGATCTTCTGAAAAGAATGAATCTGAAATATCTTACCTGATGGATGAGATCTCAAAACTTAGAGAGGAGGTCAATTCATTCAAAGAACATTCCATTGCTGATAGAAATCATGAGATTCTTGAGATTGTCCGCAAAGAGGACGGTGCTACTCTCAAACAGATCCAGAAAAAACTTGGATCAAAAAATATTTCTGTGGATAAAGAAGAACTGACCAAGATATTGAATGATTTACAGGAGAGAGGAAATATCGTTTCCAGCAAAAAGGGAAGGTATATTTATTATTCATTGAAAAAAAATTGA
- a CDS encoding GNAT family N-acetyltransferase — protein MKELAKSENGITFYRLEHPAEIDKFRIGEYVYFKKHLGMSDYVANFKSWLRRKNILLIVAVFKGTIIGWVMNERWNDCSKDAGPVSVLRGIEVHPNIKRKGIGKVLFLLSSMILVGYIITKPVNENAKRFFSSLRFSSTQEDSPIELSNHPGYMALNVGTGNLIRPIDGITVFTKNISQCTNELFVDEMAEIKKEEAMRKKHVSSENNNACDGKNLRTGSDSNEKNSGAEEMKKTVISGQNTGGKYLGMQKMKSPCQCGTLYAKKYLVKGGRKGISIICSNCKKERYFLPLKNK, from the coding sequence ATGAAAGAACTTGCAAAATCTGAAAACGGAATAACATTCTACAGGCTGGAGCACCCTGCAGAAATAGATAAGTTCAGAATAGGCGAATATGTATATTTTAAAAAACATCTCGGGATGTCTGATTATGTTGCCAATTTCAAAAGCTGGCTAAGAAGAAAAAACATTCTGCTAATCGTTGCAGTTTTTAAAGGTACTATCATTGGCTGGGTAATGAACGAAAGGTGGAACGACTGCTCGAAAGATGCTGGCCCTGTATCGGTTCTGCGTGGTATTGAAGTACATCCCAATATAAAGCGAAAAGGAATCGGTAAGGTACTTTTTCTCTTATCTTCCATGATACTTGTTGGATACATAATAACAAAACCGGTTAATGAGAATGCAAAACGCTTTTTCAGCTCCCTCAGATTCAGCTCAACGCAGGAAGATAGTCCCATTGAACTAAGTAATCACCCGGGGTATATGGCTCTTAATGTTGGCACTGGTAATTTAATAAGGCCAATTGATGGAATAACTGTATTTACAAAAAATATTTCCCAGTGTACCAATGAACTTTTTGTGGATGAAATGGCTGAGATAAAAAAAGAGGAAGCTATGCGCAAAAAACATGTCTCTTCTGAAAATAACAATGCTTGCGATGGGAAAAATTTAAGAACCGGATCTGACAGCAATGAAAAAAACTCAGGGGCAGAAGAGATGAAAAAAACTGTGATTTCTGGCCAGAATACTGGTGGAAAATATCTAGGGATGCAGAAGATGAAATCTCCCTGCCAGTGCGGAACACTGTATGCAAAAAAATATCTGGTAAAAGGGGGGCGAAAAGGTATTTCTATTATCTGTTCTAACTGCAAAAAGGAACGTTATTTTCTTCCTCTAAAAAATAAATGA
- a CDS encoding archaellin/type IV pilin N-terminal domain-containing protein: MKANRNLHLKEDTSAQVGIGTLIIFIAMVLVAAVAAAVLIQTSGVLQQRAQQTGAEATHEVSSNLDVKHVEGIRGNDSSGDLTNTFDLLKLQLGLQAGSSPVDIKQLIITISDGRQTNTLEYTENTSNQWDDQLAYVMENNITERFTVQQIRDEDDSFTAEQPVMNTGDLINLYIGTATDQTDDLKRFNSKLETIDNSGLELDARTSVDIILTPEAGATSQVSFVTPSTYGVNEISRLYP, translated from the coding sequence ATGAAAGCAAATAGAAACTTACATTTGAAAGAAGATACGAGTGCACAGGTAGGTATCGGTACGCTTATTATCTTCATTGCAATGGTGCTCGTTGCAGCCGTTGCAGCCGCAGTACTGATCCAGACCTCCGGTGTGCTTCAACAGAGAGCACAGCAGACAGGAGCTGAAGCAACTCATGAAGTGTCATCCAACCTGGATGTCAAACATGTTGAAGGTATCAGGGGAAACGACAGTAGTGGTGATTTAACCAACACATTTGATCTGTTGAAACTACAACTGGGCCTTCAGGCTGGTAGCTCTCCTGTTGATATCAAACAGCTGATCATCACAATCTCTGACGGCCGGCAGACAAACACACTTGAGTACACTGAAAATACAAGCAATCAGTGGGATGATCAGTTAGCATATGTGATGGAGAATAACATCACAGAACGGTTTACTGTCCAGCAGATACGTGATGAAGATGACTCATTTACAGCAGAGCAGCCTGTAATGAATACTGGTGACCTGATCAATCTGTACATAGGAACTGCAACTGATCAGACTGATGATCTAAAAAGATTTAATTCAAAGTTAGAAACCATTGATAATTCTGGACTTGAACTTGACGCAAGGACATCAGTTGATATTATTCTGACACCTGAAGCAGGTGCTACATCCCAGGTCAGTTTCGTGACTCCTTCAACCTATGGAGTAAATGAAATTTCAAGACTTTATCCATGA
- a CDS encoding histone deacetylase, which translates to MANERDLLRVHTSSYVDFIRSYASKGGGFLGDSTYITPQSYEIARMAAGGAIKAAELVIDENYLCSFALIRPPGHHAGSDKYSGFCLFNNAAVLARYLQQVKGLNKILILDWDAHAGNGTMDIFYSDPTVMTVSIHREPADYYPRTGFTGQTGEGAGKGFTANIEMPQGSGDEEYIMAFEEVIMPLINRFSPDFVICCCGFDGYYQEKNNKLKLTAEGYYQIGRILRNDLAVDFVLLLEGGYHRFNGQLCHSILSSLLGRKNPIDETDIFSRYELGIQKKIYQKAQKNIADVKELFSIK; encoded by the coding sequence ATGGCGAATGAAAGAGACCTTTTACGTGTCCATACATCTTCATATGTTGATTTTATCCGCTCATATGCATCAAAGGGTGGTGGATTTCTGGGAGATAGCACATATATCACTCCACAGTCATATGAAATTGCACGAATGGCTGCTGGTGGTGCTATTAAGGCAGCTGAACTTGTAATTGATGAAAACTATCTGTGCTCGTTTGCACTTATACGTCCCCCTGGTCATCATGCAGGTTCTGATAAATACAGCGGATTCTGTCTGTTCAACAATGCTGCAGTTCTGGCAAGATATCTCCAGCAGGTCAAAGGATTAAATAAGATCCTGATTCTTGACTGGGATGCACATGCCGGAAACGGGACAATGGATATCTTCTATAGTGATCCAACGGTTATGACTGTATCTATACACCGGGAACCAGCTGATTATTATCCCCGCACAGGATTCACCGGTCAGACTGGTGAAGGTGCAGGAAAAGGTTTTACTGCAAATATTGAAATGCCCCAGGGATCCGGTGATGAGGAATACATAATGGCTTTTGAAGAAGTGATCATGCCACTTATCAACAGGTTCTCCCCGGATTTTGTTATATGCTGCTGTGGCTTTGATGGTTATTATCAGGAAAAGAACAATAAACTGAAGCTCACAGCAGAGGGCTATTATCAGATTGGAAGAATTCTCAGAAATGATCTGGCAGTTGATTTTGTTCTACTTCTGGAAGGTGGTTATCACAGATTCAATGGACAGCTTTGTCATAGTATTCTTTCATCTTTACTTGGCAGAAAAAATCCAATAGATGAAACTGATATATTTTCCCGGTATGAGCTGGGTATTCAGAAGAAAATATATCAAAAAGCACAGAAAAACATAGCAGATGTGAAAGAGCTATTCTCAATAAAATAA
- a CDS encoding archaellin/type IV pilin N-terminal domain-containing protein, with protein MKANRNLHLKEDTGAQVGIGTLIIFIAMVLVAAVAAAVLIQTSGVLQQRAQQTGAEATQEVSSNLDIKSIEGIRANATGDSQNLSDTVDLLRLQIGLQAGSSPVDMNQVVVTISDGSQTNTLRYIEESLIKTEPENIQMIMKNNSTEFFALKEIRDEDGSFNQNNPVMNTGDLINMYISTASSAVASSYGLSIDDANVDELKNSNMRLSPRTHVEIVLTPEAGALTQATFVTPSTYGVNNIVKLYP; from the coding sequence ATGAAAGCAAATAGAAACTTACATCTGAAAGAAGATACAGGTGCACAGGTAGGTATCGGTACACTCATTATCTTCATTGCAATGGTGCTTGTCGCAGCCGTTGCCGCAGCAGTACTGATCCAGACCTCTGGTGTACTGCAGCAGAGAGCACAGCAGACAGGAGCCGAAGCAACCCAGGAAGTATCATCCAATCTGGATATAAAGAGTATTGAAGGAATTAGGGCAAATGCAACCGGAGATTCCCAGAATTTATCCGACACAGTTGATCTACTAAGGCTACAAATAGGCCTTCAGGCCGGTAGTTCACCAGTTGATATGAATCAGGTTGTAGTTACAATAAGTGATGGTAGTCAAACAAATACACTGAGATATATTGAAGAGTCACTAATTAAAACTGAGCCAGAGAATATACAAATGATAATGAAAAACAATTCAACTGAATTCTTTGCTCTGAAGGAAATCCGCGATGAAGATGGTTCATTTAATCAGAACAATCCTGTAATGAATACTGGAGATCTTATTAACATGTATATCTCAACAGCTAGTTCTGCTGTCGCCAGTAGTTATGGTTTATCAATTGATGATGCAAATGTTGATGAACTTAAAAACTCTAATATGAGATTGTCTCCAAGGACACATGTTGAGATTGTGTTGACTCCAGAAGCTGGTGCTCTTACACAGGCAACCTTTGTTACTCCGTCTACATACGGTGTTAACAATATAGTCAAACTGTATCCGTAA
- a CDS encoding ComEC/Rec2 family competence protein, with translation MNANILIVFISTFVVAILVVSVAGYMYEPHDMRPIPPEEVIDYNDTNLKVHFIDAGLGNAVLISIQNKNMLIDAGENRLGTNIIPYLYMNDITKLDYMIATNQEKEHIGGMIGILSKLLVEQYMDNGNSDTTESYETLMHMLEVTNTNTTVIKKGDIIDFHPDVVVEILNPDDLTGDIARDSVIIKMTYNEISFLFMGNADFETEKELLDSGYDLDVDFLKVGQYGSKNACCKPFLDAVNSRYSIIQEGPHEEYISPHPHTLDRLRQTNSVILRNDFHGHIVITADGKNYDIFTQNVFDHRLFN, from the coding sequence TTGAATGCTAACATACTGATAGTTTTTATATCTACTTTTGTTGTTGCAATACTGGTAGTATCTGTTGCAGGATATATGTACGAGCCGCACGATATGAGGCCAATTCCTCCTGAAGAAGTTATTGATTACAATGACACGAACCTTAAAGTTCATTTTATTGATGCCGGGTTGGGAAATGCCGTTCTCATATCGATCCAAAACAAAAACATGCTAATTGATGCAGGAGAGAACAGGCTTGGAACTAATATCATACCATACCTCTACATGAACGATATTACAAAACTGGATTATATGATAGCTACAAATCAGGAAAAAGAGCATATTGGAGGTATGATAGGTATTTTATCAAAGCTTTTAGTAGAGCAATACATGGATAATGGTAACTCAGATACAACAGAATCCTATGAAACTTTAATGCACATGCTTGAAGTTACCAATACAAATACCACAGTTATAAAGAAAGGAGATATTATAGACTTTCATCCCGATGTTGTAGTAGAGATACTCAATCCGGATGATCTGACCGGGGATATTGCCAGGGATTCTGTTATAATTAAAATGACGTACAACGAGATTTCATTTTTATTTATGGGCAATGCAGACTTTGAAACTGAAAAAGAATTACTTGATTCCGGTTATGATCTGGATGTGGATTTCCTTAAAGTAGGCCAGTATGGATCAAAAAATGCATGCTGCAAGCCTTTTCTGGATGCAGTAAACTCCAGATACAGCATAATTCAGGAAGGACCGCATGAAGAGTACATCAGCCCTCACCCACATACCCTGGATAGATTGCGCCAGACGAATTCAGTAATCCTGCGCAATGACTTCCATGGCCACATTGTTATAACTGCTGACGGAAAGAACTACGATATATTCACACAGAATGTTTTTGATCATCGCCTTTTCAACTAA
- a CDS encoding RAD55 family ATPase, with the protein MNIERIPTGITGLDRVIEGGVLNNSTLLVVGSSGTGKSTFSMQYIMYGLERGENALYISMEEPPEQIMREAKMLGFDMDRYYNKELFFFHSKGEDFRMLVEEQLPALVEANQEYDVRTRVVIDPLTPLIWSVQDKQEQRDLITKLFYTLKQIGPVLVTTEEHASPGETMGEDVLIPVYLSDGAVHLTYRPIGGAFNRALEIIKMRATRHGEEVYPYIFVRGLGVVVRTTPMVSSDDINKYDDVFDRAIRTAYDMGASDTLQQKIRTIKENWSYTFSPKETLQLLFEMHDLTDTVRTRKKKDLDNGASSDNVADEEMTGVMEGTESTGNEDTAAEINDASETRKADSLIDIDDLSELEEIVK; encoded by the coding sequence ATGAATATTGAGAGGATACCAACAGGAATCACCGGGCTTGACAGGGTTATTGAAGGTGGTGTTCTGAACAATTCGACTCTTCTTGTAGTCGGGTCAAGCGGTACCGGAAAATCCACCTTTTCAATGCAATACATAATGTATGGGCTGGAAAGAGGAGAGAATGCACTCTACATAAGTATGGAAGAACCACCAGAGCAAATAATGCGGGAAGCAAAAATGCTCGGTTTTGATATGGATAGGTACTATAACAAGGAATTGTTCTTTTTCCATTCCAAAGGTGAAGATTTCAGAATGCTGGTAGAAGAACAGCTTCCTGCACTTGTGGAAGCAAATCAGGAATATGATGTGAGGACAAGGGTTGTGATAGATCCCCTGACTCCCCTGATATGGTCAGTACAGGATAAACAGGAACAGAGGGATCTGATAACTAAATTGTTTTATACTTTAAAACAGATCGGCCCGGTTCTTGTAACCACAGAGGAACATGCATCACCTGGTGAAACAATGGGCGAGGATGTTCTTATTCCAGTATATCTGTCAGATGGAGCAGTTCATCTGACCTACAGGCCTATTGGAGGTGCATTCAACCGTGCACTTGAAATAATCAAGATGAGAGCAACACGACACGGTGAAGAGGTCTATCCGTATATCTTTGTAAGAGGCTTGGGTGTGGTTGTAAGGACAACTCCTATGGTATCTTCTGATGATATTAACAAATATGATGATGTATTTGATCGGGCTATCCGCACAGCTTATGATATGGGAGCGTCTGATACCCTTCAGCAGAAAATCAGGACCATAAAGGAAAACTGGTCATATACATTTTCTCCAAAAGAAACTCTCCAGTTATTATTTGAGATGCATGATCTCACAGATACGGTCAGAACCAGGAAGAAGAAGGATCTTGATAATGGCGCATCTTCGGACAATGTGGCTGATGAGGAAATGACTGGTGTTATGGAAGGAACAGAAAGCACCGGTAATGAGGATACAGCTGCAGAAATAAATGATGCTTCAGAAACGAGAAAGGCAGATTCATTGATCGATATAGATGATCTAAGTGAACTGGAAGAGATTGTGAAGTAA
- a CDS encoding helix-turn-helix domain-containing protein, with amino-acid sequence MLKAYKYRMYPTKEKQ; translated from the coding sequence ATGCTAAAAGCTTACAAATATAGAATGTATCCTACAAAAGAGAAACAATAG